In Oryzias latipes chromosome 15, ASM223467v1, the following proteins share a genomic window:
- the LOC101159289 gene encoding monoacylglycerol lipase ABHD12 isoform X1 gives MKRRNLQQKPSPSKPTRTRKSGRTEKHERLQPWIKWGLLAAFVVVIVIPVTLVVMPEILQQFVYKYRLRVPFFVDLSRPADFSLNHTINMYLTTEEGISLGVWHTVPAHRLGEAQGKDLAWYQNSLRDGSPVFIYFHGNTGTRAAVHRVGVAKLLSALGYHVLVPDYRGFGDSTGEPTESGLTTDATYLYNWVKARSGDSLVVIWGHSLGTGVTTNTAVKLLDQGVVFDGVILEGAFNSQRQQIPYDPFTWYYCRLPSLESLCYLFAKPLAKDTIMFPSEQNLKKMKSPILFLHSEDDHLVPIEIARQTYEVAANAQSSNRVRLVTFDGSLGYLHNGLYRDPKLPGIIKEFVQSL, from the exons ATGAAGAGAAGAAACCTCCAGCAGAAACCGTCTCCTTCCAAACCGACCAGAACCCGGAAGTCTGGCAGAACCGAGAAGCATGAACG GCTCCAGCCGTGGATCAAGTGGGGGTTACTGGCTGCCTTTGTTGTCGTCATTGTGATTCCTGTCACACTGGTAGTGATGCCGGAAATACTTCAGCAGTTTGTGTACAAGTACAGAC TCAGAGTGCCGTTCTTTGTGGACCTAAGCCGGCCTGCTGACTTCTCCCTTAATCACACCATCAACATGTATCTGACCACAGAGGAAGGAATTTCCCTTGGTGTGTG GCACACTGTCCCTGCACATCGCTTGGGAGAGGCTCAAGGGAAGGACCTTGCTTGGTACCAGAACTCTTTAAGGGATGGAAGTccagtttttatatattttcatgGAAACACAGGCACGAG AGCAGCTGTACACCGAGTGGGCGTGGCTAAA TTACTGAGTGCGCTTGGCTACCATGTGCTGGTCCCTGACTACAGAG GTTTTGGAGATTCCACGGGAGAGCCAACAGAGTCCGGTCTGACCACGGATGCCACCTACTTGTACAACTGGGTCAAAGCACGCAGTGGAGACAGCCTTGTTGTGATCTGGGGTCACTCTCTTGGCACTGG GGTGACCACCAACACTGCAGTCAAACTATTGGATCAAG GTGTGGTCTTTGATGGCGTGATCCTGGAAGGAGCGTTCAACAGCCAGCGACAGCAGATCCCATATGATCCCTTCACCTGG TATTACTGCAGATTACCAAGTTTGGAAAGCCTCTGTTACTTGTTTGCGAAGCCACTAGCAAAAGATACCATCATGTTCCCCTCTGAACAAAA tttgaagaaaatgaagagcCCAATACTTTTCCTTCATTCAGAGGACGACCATTTAGTTCCCATAGAAATCGCCCGTCAG ACGTATGAAGTGGCTGCGAATGCGCAGAGTTCCAACCGAGTCAGGCTGGTGACCTTTGACGGTTCTCTGGGATATCTGCACAACGGCCTATACAGAGACCCCAAACTGCCAGGCATCATAAA GGAGTTTGTTCAGTCTTTATAA
- the LOC101159289 gene encoding monoacylglycerol lipase ABHD12 isoform X2: MLVWVVTLVESVRLQPWIKWGLLAAFVVVIVIPVTLVVMPEILQQFVYKYRLRVPFFVDLSRPADFSLNHTINMYLTTEEGISLGVWHTVPAHRLGEAQGKDLAWYQNSLRDGSPVFIYFHGNTGTRAAVHRVGVAKLLSALGYHVLVPDYRGFGDSTGEPTESGLTTDATYLYNWVKARSGDSLVVIWGHSLGTGVTTNTAVKLLDQGVVFDGVILEGAFNSQRQQIPYDPFTWYYCRLPSLESLCYLFAKPLAKDTIMFPSEQNLKKMKSPILFLHSEDDHLVPIEIARQTYEVAANAQSSNRVRLVTFDGSLGYLHNGLYRDPKLPGIIKEFVQSL, encoded by the exons ATGTTGGTTTGGGTCGTCACTCTTGTTGAAAGTGTGAG GCTCCAGCCGTGGATCAAGTGGGGGTTACTGGCTGCCTTTGTTGTCGTCATTGTGATTCCTGTCACACTGGTAGTGATGCCGGAAATACTTCAGCAGTTTGTGTACAAGTACAGAC TCAGAGTGCCGTTCTTTGTGGACCTAAGCCGGCCTGCTGACTTCTCCCTTAATCACACCATCAACATGTATCTGACCACAGAGGAAGGAATTTCCCTTGGTGTGTG GCACACTGTCCCTGCACATCGCTTGGGAGAGGCTCAAGGGAAGGACCTTGCTTGGTACCAGAACTCTTTAAGGGATGGAAGTccagtttttatatattttcatgGAAACACAGGCACGAG AGCAGCTGTACACCGAGTGGGCGTGGCTAAA TTACTGAGTGCGCTTGGCTACCATGTGCTGGTCCCTGACTACAGAG GTTTTGGAGATTCCACGGGAGAGCCAACAGAGTCCGGTCTGACCACGGATGCCACCTACTTGTACAACTGGGTCAAAGCACGCAGTGGAGACAGCCTTGTTGTGATCTGGGGTCACTCTCTTGGCACTGG GGTGACCACCAACACTGCAGTCAAACTATTGGATCAAG GTGTGGTCTTTGATGGCGTGATCCTGGAAGGAGCGTTCAACAGCCAGCGACAGCAGATCCCATATGATCCCTTCACCTGG TATTACTGCAGATTACCAAGTTTGGAAAGCCTCTGTTACTTGTTTGCGAAGCCACTAGCAAAAGATACCATCATGTTCCCCTCTGAACAAAA tttgaagaaaatgaagagcCCAATACTTTTCCTTCATTCAGAGGACGACCATTTAGTTCCCATAGAAATCGCCCGTCAG ACGTATGAAGTGGCTGCGAATGCGCAGAGTTCCAACCGAGTCAGGCTGGTGACCTTTGACGGTTCTCTGGGATATCTGCACAACGGCCTATACAGAGACCCCAAACTGCCAGGCATCATAAA GGAGTTTGTTCAGTCTTTATAA